One Nerophis ophidion isolate RoL-2023_Sa linkage group LG06, RoL_Noph_v1.0, whole genome shotgun sequence genomic region harbors:
- the LOC133554287 gene encoding major histocompatibility complex class I-related gene protein-like isoform X1: MNMLFLLMLIVQMHRTLPVTHSLQYFHTASSQITNFPDYVVVAYIDDIEIGHYDSNTRKAEAKQEWMKKFATVDPEHFLWQTNLGIRSEVKDKEDLESLQKRFNHTEGLHIYQRMKGCEWNDETDEIKSWRQSSYDGEDFLALDTKTWTWTAAKPQAFPMKHTLDHDQAFMTYLKFYHTEICVQNLKKYVNFGRDVLMRTDLPKVFLLQKTPSSPVSCFATGFYPSSATLFWRKDGKDLQENVVHGKVLPNPDGTFQMTVDLNVDVTAEVEGKYECVFQLSGVKEDLVTKLERRSILSNASDEDNVKVTVGGRCSDPRYHCHCHSRHTSQK, encoded by the exons tgACTCACTCGCTCCAGTATTTCCACACTGCGTCCTCTCAAATTACAAACTTCCCAGATTATGTGGTCGTGGCTTATATTGATGACATTGAGATCGGTCACTATGACAGCAACACAAGGAAAGCAGAAGCCAAACAAGAATGGATGAAGAAATTTGCAACGGTGGATCCAGAGCACTTTTTGTGGCAGACAAATTTAGGTATTCGCAGTGAAGTGAAGGACAAAGAGGACTTGGAAAGTTTACAGAAGCGCTTCAACCACACTGAAG GTCTTCACATTTACCAGAGGATGAAAGGCTGTGAATGGAATGATGAAACTGATGAAATCAAGAGTTGGAGACAGTCCagttatgatggagaagatttTTTAGCATTAGATACCAAGACATGGACATGGACTGCAGCAAAACCACAAGCCTTCCCCATGAAACACACGTTGGACCATGATCAAGCTTTTATGACATACTTAAAGTTTTACCACACTGAGATCTGCGTTCAAAActtgaaaaagtatgtgaacTTTGGTAGAGACGTACTAATGAGAACAG ACCTTCCAAAGGTGTTTCTCCTCCAGAAGACGccgtcctctccggtcagctgcttcgcgacaggtttctaccccaGCAGTGCAACactgttttggaggaaagacggcaAGGATCTCCAAGAGAACGTGGTGCACGGAAAAGTCCTACCAAACCCCGATGGAACCTTCCAGATGACAGTGGATCTGAATGTGGATGTGACCGCCGAAGTGGAGGGgaagtacgaatgtgtgtttcagctgtcTGGTGTCAAAGAGGacttggtcaccaagctggagagaagaagcatcctgagcaacgcaagcGATGAAG ACAACGTGAAGGTCACCGTTGGCGGTCGCTGCAGTGATCCTCGCTATCATTGTCATTGTCATAGTCGCCATAcgtcacaaaaataa
- the LOC133554287 gene encoding class I histocompatibility antigen, F10 alpha chain-like isoform X2 gives MKKFATVDPEHFLWQTNLGIRSEVKDKEDLESLQKRFNHTEGLHIYQRMKGCEWNDETDEIKSWRQSSYDGEDFLALDTKTWTWTAAKPQAFPMKHTLDHDQAFMTYLKFYHTEICVQNLKKYVNFGRDVLMRTDLPKVFLLQKTPSSPVSCFATGFYPSSATLFWRKDGKDLQENVVHGKVLPNPDGTFQMTVDLNVDVTAEVEGKYECVFQLSGVKEDLVTKLERRSILSNASDEDNVKVTVGGRCSDPRYHCHCHSRHTSQK, from the exons ATGAAGAAATTTGCAACGGTGGATCCAGAGCACTTTTTGTGGCAGACAAATTTAGGTATTCGCAGTGAAGTGAAGGACAAAGAGGACTTGGAAAGTTTACAGAAGCGCTTCAACCACACTGAAG GTCTTCACATTTACCAGAGGATGAAAGGCTGTGAATGGAATGATGAAACTGATGAAATCAAGAGTTGGAGACAGTCCagttatgatggagaagatttTTTAGCATTAGATACCAAGACATGGACATGGACTGCAGCAAAACCACAAGCCTTCCCCATGAAACACACGTTGGACCATGATCAAGCTTTTATGACATACTTAAAGTTTTACCACACTGAGATCTGCGTTCAAAActtgaaaaagtatgtgaacTTTGGTAGAGACGTACTAATGAGAACAG ACCTTCCAAAGGTGTTTCTCCTCCAGAAGACGccgtcctctccggtcagctgcttcgcgacaggtttctaccccaGCAGTGCAACactgttttggaggaaagacggcaAGGATCTCCAAGAGAACGTGGTGCACGGAAAAGTCCTACCAAACCCCGATGGAACCTTCCAGATGACAGTGGATCTGAATGTGGATGTGACCGCCGAAGTGGAGGGgaagtacgaatgtgtgtttcagctgtcTGGTGTCAAAGAGGacttggtcaccaagctggagagaagaagcatcctgagcaacgcaagcGATGAAG ACAACGTGAAGGTCACCGTTGGCGGTCGCTGCAGTGATCCTCGCTATCATTGTCATTGTCATAGTCGCCATAcgtcacaaaaataa